One region of Alosa alosa isolate M-15738 ecotype Scorff River chromosome 1, AALO_Geno_1.1, whole genome shotgun sequence genomic DNA includes:
- the si:ch211-207d6.2 gene encoding sickle tail protein isoform X5 translates to MSEGGDPPSAFTRGTRSRASLPVVRSANQTKDRSLGVLYLQYGEDTKQIRMPNEITGADTIRALFVSAFPQLLTMKMLESPSMAVYIKDDMRNIYYELTDVRNITPHSCLKVYHKDPAQAFSHNSKPNNGDVRVHREKMYVSRDGQHSLRQAPSSPISSLHALQGSMSPPTARSMPSSPSRIPFGPRPSLPLAGSATLPRERLASAPQPTSRSVTPCPSAILERRDVKPDEDLGSGSKSMALYEPYGHPEGRLSVSSSQGPGDAVDGALQQQPPPQQHSLYRQKSRKYAENPMASLGGKAQPPSPHRVNEVRMIDMPPQGVPVERGSSMRRSFRKDSNGTMEVVASVHGSMVSPVFVDLPPGHGTRPFQTGVPPGTHHTSERMKAMEQQIASLTGLVQHALLKGPNASATKDTTGEKPVRTASPANSVNSGGVSPVPVPKNRTAQSDSMAVVLHSSAKDTEMQSMLSTFRRNVSDLRLQLHQLKQMQLQNQDSMKVMLRRAEQEITGRFTDMLRHLEDPVQKQRSQVDQERHTYLAMEEKVLIQLGELEKYVERLKKDSASRMTQRPITLKDVEEGAVNLRKVGEALAGLKGEFPGLQTKMRSVLRVEVEAVRFLKEEPHKMDSMLKRVKALTETLSCLRRCATEGVLPSPEPTRAVTAEASPVAADGSDSSGSSRSSPTLGPRSPAGTAIRSELTPSSPVVVHRVRSAPVSAPVCQHSASLGHGHHASPPLTPTHARDSPTVAKVSPRSRESSPALQKRTTLPRAGHAENAPGPGTTSGSDTPPPLGTEEPPSGGSSRGSLRHRGASTEPPSPERQWEEEKEDGEEEEKEEGEEEEEEEPQAGPSPGQPDGAEMERLLQQTQDSLMQAIPSLEVPAQGETPAQAQPDEVEAPLPAASAPELPPKPLADKPVAAAGSAERAQRPAIEKPHRPSVDRARAGSAEKASKSPPPPPPRRFFPSGSGLTTGRSGEVIYASHNRKDSTSAQEGEGEEVEEESTRPKALKVPPEIKPKPQSPPPTGATAPPLTPRAAASAAPSLADGDEEDEGDKIMAELQQTPGHQGEATNQTKDGKDSTPQGSRVIYYVTGQISNEHPAADTAEQKEGRERTLPQTKVAHANAFDLSQKPKLLTSAEFPTVSHKAAGQCPSAQPSTQHTDRSGPWPVCPETERSPNPEPVLSQAAQKRNAAPAKHSAVTQKPVNGVPGGQATTAPNGENLVNEEVVMRSNRGRLRYAEESGLSPDLPDEEGPPPPSTDSIAFMITQTKVQALSTGEYKDLVNNTNGGDMQTVKVGMDQTVCAPEDCGFDRKPVIIIFDEPMEIRQAYKRLSTIFEGEEELDRMLSEDRIDEESEEEEEEERQQEELERRARKEIKAREVTVATGIGLARTDKAELKPKRPAAAIEVSKPLSPTEPLSPEAVDGSIPELSLNDPKQDAKKKFKFKFPKKQLAAIGQALRTGTKTGKKTLQVVVYEDEEELDGTTKELKVAKRFEIHGKSKANQTSSSAPVTPSKAKVAPQTQRRTEEIRKNTFKTLDSLEETIKELESTISDMGPKSQTPPQEPSSPRGGTKVKRSVSDCSQTEGSPSKRTPPHESSKAQKGSSLRKKAKPHLLPRPSATSASGPSPSSGSSSSSSSSSSASSKQNSGGSSSTSRPTLPSPKTRQQPGASAEKAGKSQKLQDTQRQFRQANGSSVKTDGDSKHAFLALPASKIPAFCPSSGKGSLSSPNSNMSKPTNPSSASSSSSSSALSSTPISPSKSSIPCLSLGRHIRTSAHALPRPVPSNDSLQLHGGKGQTLSLLQQQQQQQTQNGRPHTSPSHHPVSIPTTSSSGLNYSSSSSSSYSYSSSSSVSPTSTSSSSSPSSPSLLSPTAVAQGGRGGRAAHLHGIGSVRPQGGSSAPPAITPTSSSRDMA, encoded by the exons ATGTCTGAAGGAGGAGATCCACCCAGTGCCTTCACCCGAGGCACCCGCTCCAGGGCCAGCCTGCCTGTGGTGCGCTCTGCCAACCAGACCAAGGACAGGTCACTGG GTGTTCTGTACCTGCAGTATGGCGAGGACACCAAGCAGATCCGGATGCCAAACGAGATCACCGGGGCGGACACCATCCGGGCCCTGTTTGTCAGTGCCTTCCCCCAGCTGCTCACCATGAAGATGCTGGAGTCCCCCAGCATGGCTGTCTACATCAAGGACGACATGAGGAACATCTACTATGAGCTTACTGACGTCAG GAACATCACACCTCACTCATGTCTGAAGGTTTACCACAAAGACCCCGCCCAGGCCTTCAGCCACAACTCCAAGCCCAACAATGGGGATGTGAGG GTCCACCGGGAGAAGATGTACGTCAGCAGAGATGGCCAGCACAGCCTGCGGCAGGCCCCCTCGAGCCCCATCAGCAGCCTCCACGCCCTGCAGGGCTCCATGTCGCCCCCTACTGCCCGCTCCATGCCCTCCTCGCCCTCCCGCATCCCGTTTGGGCCGCGTCCCTCCCTGCCCCTGGCCGGCAGCGCCACGCTGCCCCGCGAGCGCCTGGCCAGTGCGCCTCAGCCCACCAGCCGCTCGGTCACGCCCTGCCCCAGCGCCATCCTGGAGCGCCGCGACGTCAAGCCCGACGAGGACCTGGGCAGCGGGAGCAAGAGCATGGCCCTGTACGAGCCGTACGGCCACCCCGAGGGCCGGCTGAGCGTGTCTTCGTCGCAGGGCCCCGGGGACGCGGTGGACGGAGCCCTCCAGCAGCAGCCGCCGCCACAGCAGCACTCGCTCTACCGGCAGAAGTCGCGCAAGTACGCCGAGAACCCCATGGCAAGTCTCGGGGGCAAAGCACAGCCGCCATCCCCGCACCGGGTCAACGAGGTCAGGATGATCGACATGCCCCCGCAGGGCGTACCGGTGGAGAGGGGCTCATCCATGCGCCGGTCCTTCCGGAAGGACAGCAACGGCACCATGGAGGTGGTGGCCAGCGTGCATGGCAGCATGGTCTCCCCCGTGTTTGTGGACCTGCCACCGGGACATGGCACCAGGCCGTTTCAGACCGGCGTACCCCCCGGCACCCACCACACCAG TGAGCGGATGAAGGCCATGGAGCAGCAGATAGCCAGTCTGACAGGGCTTGTCCAACATGCACTTTTAAAGGGGCCAAATGCTAGTGCCACCAAAGACACTACCGG aGAGAAACCTGTGAGAACAGCATCTCCTGCTAACAGTGTTAACAGTGGAG GAGTGTCACCTGTTCCCGTGCCCAAGAATCGCACTGCCCAGTCCGACTCCATGGCTGTGGTCCTTCACTCGTCAGCCAAAGACACAGAGATGCAATCCATGCTGAGCACCTTCAGGAGGAACGTGTCTGACCTCCGCCTGCAGCTCCACCAGCTCAAGCAGATGCAG CTCCAGAACCAAGACTCGATGAAGGTGATGCTTCGGCGGGCCGAGCAGGAGATCACTGGCCGGTTCACGGACATGCTGCGGCACCTGGAGGATCCGGTGCAGAAACAGCGGTCCCAGGTGGACCAGGAGCGGCACACATACCTGGCCATGGAGGAGAAGGTGCTCATCCAGCTGGG GGAGCTGGAGAAGTATGTGGAGAGGCTGAAGAAAGACTCCGCCTCTAGGATGACCCAACGGCCAATCACGCTGAAGGATGTGGAGGAGGGAGCGGTCAACTTGAGGAAAGTGGGGGAGGCCTTGGCTGGACTCAAAG GCGAGTTCCCGGGGCTGCAGACCAAGATGCGCTCCGTGCtgcgggtggaggtggaggccgTGCGCTTCCTCAAAGAGGAGCCGCACAAGATGGACAGCATGCTGAAGAGAGTCAAGGCCCTGACGGAGACCCTCAGCTGCCTCAGGAG ATGTGCCACTGAGGGAGTCCTGCCCTCTCCAGAGCCCACCAGAGCCGTGACGGCCGAGGCGTCTCCAGTGGCGGCCGACGGCTCCGACTCCTCGGGCTCCTCGCGGAGCTCCCCGACTCTGGGGCCGCGGTCGCCGGCCGGCACCGCCATCCGCTCGGAGCTCACGCCCTCTTCGCCGGTGGTGGTGCACCGCGTGCGCAGTGCGCCCGTCTCCGCGCCCGTCTGCCAGCACTCGGCCAGCCTCGGCCACGGCCACCACGCCAGCCCACCACTCACCccgacgcacgcacgcgactCTCCCACCGTGGCCAAGGTGAGCCCTCGCAGCCGTGAGAGCAGCCCCGCGCTGCAGAAGAGGACCACACTGCCCAGGGCTGGCCACGCGGAGAACGCCCCGGGCCCCGGCACCACCAGTGGCTCGGACACACCGCCCCCCCTCGGCACCGAAGAGCCCCCAagtggcggcagcagcaggggcAGCCTGAGACACAGAGGCGCCAGCACTGAG CCACCATCCCCAGAGAGGcagtgggaggaggagaaggaagatggagaggaggaggagaaggaagagggagaggaggaggaggaggaagagccgCAGGCTGGACCCAGTCCAGGGCAGCCTGATGGGGCAGAGATGGAGAGGCTCCTCCAGCAGACCCAGGACAGCCTGATGCAGGCCATCCCCAGCCTAGAGGTGCCTGCCCAGGGGGAGACGCCAGCGCAGGCCCAGCCAGATGAGGTGGAGGCCCCCTTACCCGCAGCCTCTGCTCCTG AGCTGCCACCAAAACCCTTAGCTGACAAACCAGTGGCAGCGGCCGGCTCGGCGGAGCGAGCACAGAGGCCAGCCATTGAGAAGCCTCACAGGCCCAGCGTGGACCGAGCGAGGGCCGGCTCAGCAGAGAAGGCCAGCAagtctcctccccctcccccaccccgcCGTTTCTTCCCCAGTGGATCAGGCCTGACCACCGGGAGGTCAGGAGAGGTCATCTACGCCTCGCACAACAGGAAGGACTCGACCTCCGCTCAG gagggtgagggagaggaggtggaggaggagtccACCCGGCCCAAAGCGCTCAAGGTGCCCCCAGAGATCAAGCCCAAACCCCAGAGCCCCCCGCCCACTGGGGCCACCGCCCCCCCGCTCACTCCTCGGGCAGCCGCCAGTGCCGCTCCCTCTTTGGCCGATGGTGacgaggaggatgagggagatAAGATCATGGCCGAGCTGCAG CAGACCCCGGGTCACCAGGGTGAAGCGACAAACCAAACTAAGGATGGAAAGGATTCCACTCCACAAGGTTCCAGG GTGATATATTACGTCACTGGACAGATTTCCAATGAGCATCCTGCAGCAGACACAGCAGAACAAAAGGAGGGCAGGGAGCGAACCCTTCCCCAAACCAAGGTGGCACATGCGAATGCTTTTGACCTTTCCCAGAAGCCAAAGTTATTAACATCAGCTGAATTCCCCACAGTTTCCCATAAAGCAGCAGGCCAATGCCCAAGCGCGCAGCcatccacacagcacacagacaggtCTGGGCCGTGGCCAGTCTgtcctgagacagagagaagcccTAACCCAGAACCTGTGCTCTCACAGGCTGCCCAAAAGAGGAACGCTGCGCCTGCCAAACACAGTGCTGTTACTCAGAAGCCAGTGAATGGAGTTCCGGGTGGGCAGGCCACCACGGCACCAAACGGGGAGAATCTGGTCAATGAGGAGGTGGTGATGAGGTCTAATAGGGGCCGCTTGAGGTACGCGGAGGAGTCCGGATTGAGCCCAGACCTCCCAGACGAGGAGGGCCCCCCTCCCCCGTCCACCGACAGCATTGCCTTCATGATCACCCAGACAAAAGTGCAGGCACTGTCCACTGGGGAATACAAAGATCTAGTGAACAACACCAATGGTGGCGACATGCAGACGGTCAAAGTAGGTATGGACCAGACGGTGTGCGCACCCGAGGACTGCGGCTTTGACCGCAAGCCCGTCATCATCATCTTCGATGAGCCCATGGAGATCCGGCAGGCCTACAAGCGGCTGTCGACCATCTTCGAGGGTGAGGAGGAGCTGGACCGGATGCTGTCGGAGGACAGGATCGATGAGgagagcgaggaggaggaggaggaggagcggcaGCAGGAGGAGTTGGAGAGGAGAGCCAGGAAAGAGATCAAGGCAAGAGAGGTAACTGTTGCAACTGGTATAGGTTTGGCCAGAACAGACAAGGCTGAACTGAAGCCAAAGAGGCCTGCTGCTGCTATTGAGGTCAGTAAGCCCCTGAGTCCGACGGAGCCTTTGTCCCCCGAGGCCGTCGACGGCTCTATACCCGAGCTCTCTCTGAACGACCCAAAGCAAGACGCCAAGAAGAAGTTCAAATTCAAGTTCCCCAAGAAGCAACTGGCCGCCATAGGGCAGGCGCTTCGCACGGGGACCAAAACGGGCAAGAAGACCCTGCAGGTGGTGGTCTACGAGGACGAGGAAGAGTTGGACGGCACCACCAAGGAGCTGAAGGTGGCCAAACGGTTTGAGATCCACGGTAAATCCAAGGCCAACCAGACCTCCTCTTCAGCACCGGTTACTCCATCAAAAGCCAAAGTGGCACCTCAGACCCAAAGACGGACAGAGGAGATCCGTAAGAACACCTTCAAGACCCTTGACAGCCTGGAGGAGACCATCAAGGAACTAGAGAGCACCATCAGTGACATGGGGCCCAAGTCCCAAACCCCACCCCAGGAGCCCTCTTCCCCACGGGGAGGCACCAAGGTGAAGCGGTCAGTCTCCGACTGCTCTCAGACGGAGGGAAGTCCCTCCAAGCGCACCCCCCCTCATGAGTCATCCAAGGCCCAGAAGGGGTCCTCTCTGCGGAAGAAGGCCAAGCCTCACCTCCTGCCCCGGCCGTCGGCCACCTCCGCCTCTGGCCCTTCCCCCTCATCTGGgtcctcgtcttcctcctcctccagcagcagcGCCAGCAGTAAACAG AACAGCGGCGGTTCGTCCTCCACGTCTAGACCCACACTGCCTTCACCCAAGACCCGACAGCAGCCCGGCGCGAGCGCGGAGAAAGCCGGGAAATCGCAAAAGCTCCAAGATACCCAGAGGCAGTTCAGACAG GCTAACGGGAGTTCTGTGAAAACTGATGGGGATAGTAAACATGCTTTCCTTGCTTTACCTGCTTCTAAGATCCCAGCCTTTTGTCCTAGCTCTGGAAAAGGTAGCTTGTCTTCTCCTAACTCAAACATGTCTAAGCCTACTAATCCATCAtctgcctcttcctcctcctcctcctctgccctctcctccacccccattTCCCCCTCCAAGTCCTCCATTCCGTGTCTAAGTCTTGGCCGGCACATTCGCACCTCAGCCCACGCCCTCCCCCGCCCCGTCCCCTCCAACGACTCCCTCCAGCTCCACGGGGGCAAAGGCCAGACCCTTTCtctcctgcagcagcagcagcagcagcagactcaAAATGGCCGCCCCCACACCTCCCCATCCCATCACCCCGTCAGCATCCCCACCACCTCGTCCTCTGGCCTCAActactcctcctcttcctcctcctcttactcttactcctcctcttcctccgtgtcccccacctccacctcctcctcctcctcgccctcttccccctccctaCTCTCCCCCACGGCCGTGGCTCAGGGCGGCAGGGGAGGCCGGGCAGCCCACCTCCACGGCATCGGCAGCGTTCGGCCACAGGGGGGCAGCAGTGCTCCGCCTGCCATCACACCAACATCATCCTCCAGGGACATGGCATGA